In Methanofollis sp. UBA420, one DNA window encodes the following:
- the trpB gene encoding tryptophan synthase subunit beta, whose product MKKGYFGEFGGQFVPETLMGELGALEAAYGRAKNESAFQAELEGYLSTFAGRETPLTYCRNLSRDLGCRIYLKREDLLHGGAHKINNTLGQALLARHMGKTRIIAETGAGQHGVATAIAGAALGIPVEVYMGEVDMARQRLNVFRMELLGATVHPVRTGSRTLKDAVSEALRDWIARPAETYYLLGSAVGPHPYPTMVRDFQCVIGREMREQVLKAEGRLPTAVVACVGGGSNAIGTFHPFLGDEVRLVGVEAGGEGLSTGKHGATLCAGTKGVLQGALSYLLQDRDGQILETHSVSAGLDYPGVGPEHGMLKDAGQAEYVAVTDEEALAAFSLLSRREGIIPALESAHAVAHAVKMAREMDGDDIVVVTLSGRGDKDVAEVAVRMGVAI is encoded by the coding sequence ATGAAGAAGGGATATTTCGGTGAATTCGGCGGCCAGTTCGTCCCGGAGACCCTGATGGGTGAACTCGGGGCGCTTGAGGCCGCCTATGGACGAGCGAAGAACGAATCCGCCTTTCAGGCCGAACTGGAGGGGTACCTCTCGACCTTTGCCGGGAGAGAGACTCCCCTCACGTACTGCCGGAACCTCTCCCGCGACCTCGGCTGCCGGATCTACCTGAAGAGGGAGGACCTCCTCCACGGCGGCGCACACAAGATCAACAACACCCTCGGGCAGGCCCTGCTGGCGCGGCACATGGGCAAGACCAGGATCATCGCGGAGACCGGCGCCGGCCAGCACGGCGTGGCGACGGCGATCGCGGGCGCGGCCCTGGGCATCCCTGTCGAGGTCTACATGGGGGAGGTGGACATGGCCAGGCAGCGGCTGAACGTCTTCAGGATGGAACTCCTCGGGGCGACGGTCCACCCTGTGCGGACAGGCAGCCGCACCCTGAAGGACGCGGTCAGCGAGGCCCTGCGCGACTGGATCGCCCGTCCCGCGGAGACCTACTATCTCCTCGGCTCCGCGGTGGGCCCGCATCCCTATCCGACGATGGTCAGGGACTTCCAGTGCGTCATCGGGAGGGAGATGAGGGAACAGGTCCTGAAAGCCGAGGGGCGTCTGCCGACGGCGGTGGTCGCCTGTGTCGGCGGGGGCTCGAACGCCATCGGCACCTTCCATCCTTTCCTCGGCGACGAGGTGCGCCTTGTCGGAGTGGAGGCCGGGGGCGAGGGCCTCTCGACCGGGAAGCACGGGGCCACCCTCTGCGCCGGGACGAAGGGTGTGCTCCAGGGCGCCCTCTCGTACCTCCTCCAGGACAGGGACGGGCAGATCCTGGAGACTCATTCGGTTTCGGCAGGCCTCGACTACCCGGGCGTCGGGCCCGAGCACGGCATGCTGAAGGACGCCGGGCAGGCCGAGTACGTTGCGGTCACCGACGAGGAGGCCCTTGCCGCTTTCTCCCTCCTCTCGCGGCGGGAAGGGATCATCCCGGCCCTGGAGTCGGCCCATGCGGTCGCCCACGCGGTGAAGATGGCCCGGGAGATGGACGGGGACGACATCGTCGTCGTCACCCTCTCCGGGCGGGGGGACAAGGACGTGGCAGAGGTCGCGGTGAGGATGGGGGTGGCGATATGA
- the trpA gene encoding tryptophan synthase subunit alpha, which translates to MSRIGPLFSGLRRPACIAYLTGGDPDPATSLAALRSVVDAGADIVEIGVPFTDPIADGPTIRRANARALAAGTTPARIFDLVRAVREATEVPIVLMTAYNIVYVRGIDRFYGEAAAAGADGVIIPDMPPEESGEAVAAAWRHGLDQIFLVAPNTPDERLDRIIDHAGGFLYLISVQGVTGARAGLPPGMEERIAALRSRTSLPIAVGFGIAGPAQVRALAAAGADGVIAGSAIVEIVERHPGDSDVMCAELKSFVAGLCGAVREGA; encoded by the coding sequence ATGAGCCGGATCGGGCCCCTCTTCTCCGGCCTCAGGCGACCGGCCTGCATCGCCTACCTGACGGGCGGCGACCCCGACCCCGCGACCTCTCTTGCGGCGTTGCGGTCGGTCGTCGATGCCGGGGCGGACATCGTCGAGATCGGCGTTCCCTTCACCGACCCCATCGCCGATGGCCCGACGATCCGGCGAGCGAACGCTCGGGCCCTTGCGGCCGGGACGACGCCGGCCCGGATCTTCGATCTGGTGCGGGCCGTGAGGGAGGCGACAGAGGTTCCAATCGTCCTGATGACGGCGTACAACATCGTCTATGTCCGCGGTATCGATCGTTTCTACGGGGAGGCGGCCGCGGCCGGGGCCGACGGGGTGATCATACCAGACATGCCGCCCGAGGAGTCGGGGGAGGCCGTCGCCGCGGCATGGCGGCACGGCCTCGACCAGATCTTTCTCGTGGCCCCGAACACCCCTGACGAGCGGCTGGACCGCATCATCGACCATGCCGGGGGTTTCCTCTATCTCATCTCTGTGCAGGGCGTCACCGGCGCGAGGGCGGGCCTCCCGCCCGGCATGGAGGAGAGGATCGCCGCGTTGCGGTCACGCACCTCCCTCCCGATCGCCGTGGGCTTCGGGATCGCCGGCCCCGCCCAGGTCAGGGCGCTCGCGGCCGCGGGGGCTGACGGCGTGATCGCCGGCAGCGCGATCGTGGAGATCGTCGAGCGACATCCGGGGGACAGTGATGTGATGTGCGCCGAACTGAAGAGTTTCGTCGCCGGACTGTGTGGGGCCGTCAGGGAAGGGGCTTGA
- a CDS encoding class I SAM-dependent methyltransferase: MKAPNGEGRNRERMSDIGFRIMSALFRIQDLVWPPDRLLDRIGIREGMVVVDYGCGPGRYIAGASGRVGRTGRLYAVDIHDLAIEAVKRRVREENLANVVPVLARGYDSGLPAGTADLVYALDMFHMIEDPSAFLGELQRIIKPDGVLVIDDGHQPRTTTLKKIRASGLWEVAEETAAFLRCRPKK, from the coding sequence ATGAAGGCGCCAAATGGAGAGGGGAGAAACCGGGAGAGGATGTCTGACATCGGTTTCCGCATCATGTCTGCCCTCTTCAGGATCCAGGACCTGGTCTGGCCCCCCGATCGCCTCCTCGACCGGATCGGGATCAGGGAGGGGATGGTCGTGGTGGACTATGGCTGCGGCCCGGGCAGGTATATCGCGGGGGCGTCCGGGCGGGTCGGCAGGACAGGCCGCCTCTATGCCGTCGACATCCATGACCTGGCGATCGAGGCGGTGAAAAGGCGGGTCAGGGAGGAAAATCTTGCCAATGTCGTTCCTGTCCTCGCACGCGGCTACGACTCGGGCCTCCCTGCCGGGACCGCAGACCTCGTCTATGCCCTCGATATGTTCCACATGATCGAAGATCCGTCCGCCTTCCTCGGAGAACTCCAGAGGATCATAAAACCCGACGGGGTGCTCGTGATCGACGACGGCCACCAGCCGCGCACGACGACCCTGAAAAAGATCCGTGCCTCGGGCCTGTGGGAGGTCGCGGAGGAGACCGCGGCATTTCTGCGGTGCCGCCCAAAAAAATGA
- a CDS encoding ATP-NAD kinase family protein — MTTIGLVINPLAGLGGTVGLKGTDGTADEARRRGALPRAHERAVEALLSLRGLPLRFLTSAGAMGADALDAAGIREYEVVHTAGGRETTADDTRTAVRACIDAGADLLLFCGGDGTARDVAAAAGETPILGIPAGVKMYSGVFAVRPAAVGEVLAGDYALREAEVMDIDEEAYRQGDLRARLYATARIPFLPGRVQCGKEASFGDEAAALDGIARFMADLIRAGGCVVLGAGGTTAAIARAAGTEATLLGVDVVVDGKVAVLDADEATILAQIESAGRCRIIVSPIGAQGAVIGRGTGPITPAVLSAAGPENLIVVATPGKLAATPALFVDTGDPALDAAFGERISVICGYHIARLMPLLRPAAYDRNL, encoded by the coding sequence ATGACGACGATCGGCCTTGTGATCAACCCCCTCGCCGGTCTCGGCGGCACGGTCGGCCTGAAGGGGACGGACGGGACGGCGGACGAGGCGCGGCGGCGGGGTGCGCTGCCGCGGGCGCATGAGCGTGCCGTCGAGGCCCTCCTCTCTCTCCGCGGCCTCCCCCTCCGCTTCCTCACCTCTGCCGGTGCGATGGGGGCCGACGCCCTGGACGCCGCGGGCATCAGGGAGTACGAGGTCGTCCATACCGCCGGGGGCCGGGAGACGACGGCCGACGACACCCGCACCGCGGTCAGGGCCTGCATCGACGCCGGGGCCGACCTCCTCCTCTTCTGCGGCGGCGACGGCACCGCGCGGGACGTCGCGGCGGCCGCGGGGGAGACCCCCATCCTCGGCATCCCCGCGGGCGTGAAGATGTACTCGGGCGTCTTTGCGGTCCGTCCCGCCGCGGTGGGCGAGGTCCTTGCCGGAGATTATGCCCTCCGCGAGGCCGAGGTGATGGACATCGACGAGGAGGCGTACAGGCAGGGCGACCTGCGGGCCCGCCTCTACGCGACGGCCAGGATCCCCTTCCTCCCCGGCCGGGTGCAGTGCGGGAAGGAGGCCTCTTTCGGGGACGAGGCCGCCGCCCTCGACGGCATCGCCCGCTTCATGGCCGACCTGATCCGGGCGGGAGGGTGCGTGGTCCTCGGGGCCGGGGGCACCACGGCCGCGATCGCACGGGCAGCAGGGACCGAGGCGACCCTCCTCGGCGTTGACGTGGTCGTGGACGGGAAGGTCGCCGTCCTCGACGCCGACGAGGCGACCATCCTCGCGCAGATCGAGAGTGCCGGCCGGTGCAGGATCATCGTCAGCCCGATCGGGGCGCAGGGGGCGGTCATCGGCCGGGGCACCGGGCCGATCACCCCCGCGGTGCTCAGTGCCGCGGGGCCGGAGAACCTTATCGTCGTCGCCACGCCCGGCAAACTCGCCGCAACACCGGCCCTCTTCGTCGACACCGGCGATCCCGCCCTCGACGCCGCCTTCGGCGAGAGGATCTCCGTCATCTGCGGCTACCACATCGCCAGGCTGATGCCCCTCCTCAGGCCGGCGGCATACGATCGAAACCTCTGA
- a CDS encoding uracil-xanthine permease family protein: MVYRPDDRPPWSVTLVLAVQHLFLFVISLQVIAALAGAAGIGDDDLLVLIGGIAIASGAATVVNAVGYRGFGVQYLAPYTLSAAYLGPMVLAVKTGGLSLLLGMTTVTGLAQAGFSRYISRLRKYFPVEIAGMILLMLGIMLISHIMPAFMGKYGSGPGTDIASAVTSILLLGFLVVVYVYGRGAVRTAGIMLGICAGWLIAVATGAFGPAEIAGIAAAPLFALPDPLKIGWSFDAALLVPFLVAGFCTVFNDLGTFTLCQVSTNQAWQRPDFGNIEKGVLVTGLATAFSGLIGGAGVGASPAAVGVSIANGAFSRIIGIAAGILLILAGCSPLLIRALTSVPASVLAAVSLFAVSFIIVSGLAIISSRMLDSRRSLVIGVPLAIGVGIDLVSEKIAGMSDLFSPAFGTSLTVAALLAILLNALYQVGVKDTVEFFHDPAAGSPADVNAAMMGPARAWGARKEVFSRAVKAVQACIRDIEAQGVTEAPVRVIMRFDEFNLEVFVSYLTRRSGEGGRLTTGAGGMADASDLSCRCTLHLHFDH; the protein is encoded by the coding sequence ATGGTGTACAGGCCGGACGACCGTCCGCCATGGTCGGTCACGCTGGTGCTCGCCGTCCAGCACCTCTTCCTCTTCGTGATCAGCCTCCAGGTCATCGCTGCCCTGGCCGGAGCCGCCGGCATCGGCGACGACGACCTCCTCGTCCTCATCGGCGGCATCGCGATCGCCTCCGGTGCGGCGACGGTCGTGAATGCCGTCGGGTACCGGGGCTTCGGCGTCCAATACCTTGCGCCGTACACCCTTTCGGCCGCATACCTCGGGCCGATGGTCCTCGCCGTCAAGACCGGCGGCCTCTCCCTCCTCCTCGGCATGACGACGGTGACCGGCCTCGCCCAGGCCGGATTCTCACGCTACATCTCCCGCCTCAGGAAGTACTTCCCTGTCGAGATCGCCGGCATGATCCTCCTCATGCTCGGCATCATGCTCATCAGCCACATCATGCCCGCGTTCATGGGGAAGTACGGCTCAGGTCCGGGCACCGACATCGCCTCGGCCGTCACAAGCATCCTCCTCCTCGGCTTCCTCGTCGTGGTCTACGTCTATGGCCGCGGGGCGGTCAGGACCGCCGGGATCATGCTCGGCATCTGCGCGGGCTGGCTCATCGCCGTCGCCACCGGCGCCTTCGGCCCTGCCGAGATCGCCGGGATCGCCGCCGCCCCTCTCTTCGCCCTCCCCGACCCCCTGAAGATCGGCTGGTCCTTCGACGCCGCCCTCCTCGTACCTTTCCTTGTCGCCGGTTTCTGCACCGTCTTCAACGACCTCGGCACCTTCACCCTCTGCCAGGTGAGCACCAACCAGGCATGGCAGAGGCCGGACTTCGGGAACATCGAGAAGGGCGTCCTCGTCACCGGCCTTGCCACCGCCTTTTCCGGCCTGATCGGCGGCGCCGGCGTCGGTGCGTCGCCCGCGGCCGTCGGGGTCTCTATCGCGAACGGCGCCTTCTCCCGGATCATCGGTATCGCTGCCGGCATCCTCCTCATCCTCGCCGGGTGTTCACCCCTGCTTATCAGGGCTCTGACCTCCGTGCCCGCATCCGTTCTTGCCGCCGTCTCCCTCTTTGCAGTCTCCTTCATCATCGTCTCGGGTCTTGCGATCATCTCCTCCCGCATGCTCGACTCCCGGCGGTCCCTGGTCATCGGCGTCCCCCTGGCGATCGGCGTCGGGATCGACCTGGTCTCGGAGAAGATCGCGGGCATGAGCGACCTCTTCTCCCCGGCCTTCGGCACATCCCTCACCGTCGCCGCCCTCCTTGCGATCCTCCTCAATGCCCTGTATCAGGTGGGTGTGAAGGACACCGTCGAGTTCTTCCACGACCCTGCGGCGGGATCGCCTGCCGACGTGAATGCGGCGATGATGGGGCCGGCCAGGGCCTGGGGGGCACGCAAGGAGGTCTTTTCCCGGGCGGTAAAGGCAGTGCAGGCCTGTATCAGGGACATCGAGGCCCAGGGAGTGACCGAGGCGCCGGTGCGGGTGATCATGCGTTTCGACGAGTTCAACCTGGAGGTCTTCGTCTCGTACCTGACGCGGCGGTCAGGTGAGGGCGGGCGATTGACGACCGGTGCCGGAGGCATGGCCGATGCGAGCGACCTTTCGTGCAGGTGCACGCTCCACCTGCACTTCGACCACTAG
- a CDS encoding uracil-xanthine permease family protein produces MSRRPEDLVYSVDERPPASVAVPFTLQFVVQHVALSLMIPIIIVAAVGGPPAMTAALLSSLLIAEGVGTALQALRGRGIGCGYLMPNACDESFLVATLHAAQAGGLALAFGMTAVAGLLQMGLSRVVRELRVLFPPEVMGMVITVLGFSLIPFGIQSFLGMTGGIGAAGVVPAGVGVAVLTLAVLVVSPRFGEKYEANAIITALAVGLGASYLLGLYPADALEQVVAAPLLQAPDLSYFFWSFDLRLLPIFFIAVIATTIQTITNVTIGQRVNDAAWVRPDMENIRDGVFTMGLTNVFAGVIGSPGVSTASSELGISVASRITSRYIGFLFGGALVVCAFVPKATTAFSLVPIYVIGAVVVYICAFLIMVGITTMLSRMMDTRKVLVIGLSLVFGLSVQFVPYVFEDVPPIFEPVFASSITLATITAIVLNLALRLGIRQEESIVIEPGAAASREIEAFLRRKGEEWGAREEVIVRAAAAATEVAEGTMGSLTDGPVEVSASFDELNLDLAVGYTGQALAFPASRPTEEEMLEDDLGFAAFAWYMAGQYADRAWSAEEGGRCRAFLHFDH; encoded by the coding sequence ATGAGCAGGCGACCTGAAGACCTCGTGTACAGCGTTGACGAACGCCCGCCCGCGTCTGTGGCGGTGCCCTTCACCCTCCAGTTCGTCGTCCAGCACGTCGCCCTCTCCCTGATGATCCCGATCATCATCGTCGCGGCCGTCGGGGGTCCGCCCGCAATGACGGCGGCCCTCCTCTCCTCCCTTCTCATTGCCGAAGGGGTAGGCACCGCCCTCCAGGCCCTCCGCGGGCGCGGCATCGGCTGCGGCTACCTGATGCCGAATGCCTGCGACGAGTCCTTCCTGGTGGCGACCCTCCATGCCGCCCAGGCAGGCGGCCTCGCCCTCGCGTTCGGCATGACCGCCGTCGCCGGCCTTCTCCAGATGGGCCTCTCCCGCGTCGTCAGGGAACTGCGCGTCCTCTTCCCGCCCGAGGTGATGGGCATGGTCATCACCGTCCTCGGCTTCTCCCTCATCCCCTTCGGCATCCAGAGTTTTCTCGGCATGACAGGCGGGATAGGCGCCGCCGGGGTCGTCCCCGCCGGTGTCGGCGTGGCCGTCCTCACCCTTGCGGTCCTCGTCGTCTCGCCCAGGTTCGGCGAGAAGTATGAGGCGAACGCGATCATCACCGCCCTTGCCGTCGGCCTTGGCGCGAGTTATCTCCTCGGCCTGTACCCGGCCGACGCTCTCGAGCAGGTGGTGGCGGCCCCCCTCCTCCAGGCCCCTGACCTCTCGTACTTCTTCTGGTCTTTCGACCTCCGTCTGCTCCCGATATTTTTCATCGCCGTGATCGCGACGACGATCCAGACGATCACCAACGTGACGATCGGGCAGCGGGTGAATGACGCCGCCTGGGTCAGGCCCGACATGGAGAATATCAGGGACGGCGTCTTCACGATGGGGCTCACGAACGTCTTTGCCGGTGTGATCGGTTCCCCGGGCGTCTCCACCGCGTCGTCCGAACTCGGCATCTCGGTCGCCTCCCGGATCACGAGCAGGTACATTGGTTTCCTCTTCGGCGGGGCGCTCGTCGTCTGCGCCTTCGTCCCGAAGGCGACGACCGCCTTCTCCCTGGTGCCGATCTATGTCATCGGTGCGGTCGTCGTCTACATCTGCGCCTTCCTGATCATGGTGGGGATCACGACGATGCTCTCCAGGATGATGGACACGCGGAAGGTGCTGGTCATCGGCCTCTCCCTGGTCTTCGGCCTCTCTGTCCAGTTTGTCCCGTACGTCTTCGAGGACGTCCCCCCCATCTTCGAACCCGTCTTCGCCTCTTCGATCACCCTGGCGACCATCACCGCCATCGTGCTCAACCTCGCCCTCAGGCTCGGCATCAGGCAGGAGGAGAGCATCGTGATCGAACCGGGTGCAGCCGCGTCCAGGGAGATCGAGGCCTTCCTCCGGCGCAAAGGGGAGGAGTGGGGCGCCCGCGAGGAGGTGATCGTCCGCGCCGCCGCCGCGGCCACCGAGGTCGCGGAGGGCACGATGGGGTCCCTCACCGACGGCCCTGTCGAGGTCTCGGCCTCCTTCGACGAATTGAACCTCGACCTTGCGGTCGGCTATACCGGGCAGGCGCTGGCCTTCCCTGCCTCCCGCCCCACGGAGGAGGAGATGCTCGAAGACGACCTCGGTTTTGCCGCATTCGCCTGGTACATGGCAGGGCAGTACGCCGACAGGGCCTGGAGCGCAGAGGAGGGAGGGCGGTGCCGGGCCTTCCTCCACTTCGACCATTGA
- a CDS encoding ATP-binding cassette domain-containing protein codes for MDPQVTEITVLPGRDKNGETEHFDRIVIRPGETLAIVGPTGSGKSAFINDIEVFARNDTVTGRTVLVNGAAPPDDYVRDPAKKPVALITQNTKCLADLQVREFLEMHVRSRRIGRDGIITETIALANEFTGEKIVPGARMTSLSGGQTRSLMVADAILVGSTPVIILDEVENAGIFKDRVIEVLRTYRKAVVFVTHDPLVALMCDRRIVMRNGTVVRVIERTGREDEALSAVKKMDGILCRLRERIRAGEAITGGLPAAFLSEDVHAALTSDSVHAL; via the coding sequence ATGGACCCGCAGGTCACCGAGATCACCGTCCTCCCCGGAAGGGACAAGAACGGCGAGACCGAGCACTTCGACCGGATCGTCATCAGACCGGGCGAGACCCTCGCCATCGTCGGCCCGACCGGGTCAGGAAAGAGCGCCTTCATCAACGACATCGAGGTCTTTGCCCGGAACGACACGGTCACCGGACGGACTGTCCTGGTCAATGGGGCGGCGCCGCCCGACGACTATGTCCGTGACCCGGCGAAAAAACCGGTCGCGCTCATCACCCAGAACACGAAATGCCTCGCCGATCTTCAGGTCAGGGAGTTTCTGGAGATGCATGTCAGGTCGCGGAGGATCGGGCGCGACGGCATCATCACTGAGACGATCGCCCTTGCAAACGAGTTCACCGGCGAGAAGATCGTGCCCGGGGCGCGGATGACCTCCCTCTCGGGCGGGCAGACCAGATCCCTGATGGTGGCGGACGCGATCCTCGTCGGGAGCACGCCCGTGATCATCCTGGACGAGGTCGAGAATGCCGGGATCTTCAAGGACCGGGTGATCGAGGTCCTCCGCACCTACCGGAAGGCCGTGGTCTTCGTCACCCACGACCCCCTCGTCGCCCTGATGTGTGACCGCCGGATCGTGATGCGGAACGGCACGGTCGTCAGGGTCATCGAGCGGACAGGCCGCGAAGACGAGGCCCTCTCCGCGGTGAAGAAGATGGACGGCATCCTCTGCCGTCTCAGGGAACGGATCCGCGCCGGCGAGGCGATCACGGGTGGCCTGCCTGCGGCCTTCCTCTCCGAAGACGTGCACGCGGCCCTCACCTCCGACTCGGTGCACGCCCTATGA
- a CDS encoding GTP-binding protein, which translates to MKLLVIAGPPSAGKTAVVRQVLRSLGPGEKAAYLKIDVVRAFEDEELAAEFGIPARKVYSGDLCPDHAGIMVMADALRWAEAEKASLLIVESAGLCLRCSPYVTQALGVVVLSAVSGIHAPLKMGPMIGLADVAVVTRIDLVSQAEKEVFREGIREVAPEIEIVETNAVQGTGMRYLLQRIAEADEVTDPATIELRGVPPLGVCTVCVGKKEIGWQHHFGVVRRLGDAGTLFRGE; encoded by the coding sequence ATGAAACTCCTCGTCATCGCAGGACCGCCGTCGGCGGGCAAGACCGCGGTCGTCCGCCAGGTCCTCAGGAGCCTCGGGCCCGGGGAGAAGGCGGCCTACCTCAAGATCGACGTGGTCAGGGCCTTCGAGGACGAGGAACTCGCGGCCGAGTTCGGCATCCCGGCACGGAAGGTCTACTCGGGCGACCTCTGCCCGGACCATGCCGGCATCATGGTGATGGCCGACGCCCTGCGCTGGGCAGAGGCCGAGAAGGCCTCCCTCCTCATCGTGGAGTCCGCTGGGCTCTGCCTCCGCTGCTCGCCGTACGTCACCCAGGCCCTCGGCGTCGTCGTCCTCAGCGCCGTCTCGGGCATCCACGCCCCCCTGAAGATGGGGCCGATGATCGGCCTCGCGGACGTGGCCGTCGTCACCAGGATCGACCTGGTCTCCCAGGCCGAGAAGGAGGTCTTCAGGGAGGGGATCAGGGAGGTGGCGCCAGAGATCGAGATCGTCGAGACGAACGCGGTGCAGGGGACGGGCATGCGTTATCTCCTCCAGAGGATCGCAGAGGCCGACGAGGTGACGGACCCCGCCACCATCGAACTCCGCGGCGTGCCGCCCCTCGGTGTCTGCACAGTCTGTGTCGGCAAGAAGGAGATCGGCTGGCAGCACCACTTCGGGGTCGTCCGGAGACTCGGGGACGCCGGCACCCTCTTCCGGGGTGAGTAG
- a CDS encoding (Fe-S)-binding protein gives MGWQPPGKNCGLCGARTCAAFMEMVAAGERSVSDCPFSEGEACVAAPDAVYTGRDIVGNAYDFVIDPLPGEPTARKIVLPFRPDLVERWGIREGEIVVGRPMGAGCPVQHVIRVIEADPVTGLITGHVVGPEFSRGREYHDVRAYHMIGFEGLARPVAHPPVFGKRQRFLPGFCMMALAHTGVTNMIVERPEGLHVRVEDVII, from the coding sequence ATGGGCTGGCAGCCTCCCGGAAAGAACTGCGGCCTCTGCGGGGCACGGACCTGCGCCGCGTTCATGGAGATGGTCGCCGCAGGGGAGCGTTCCGTCTCCGACTGCCCCTTCTCGGAGGGCGAGGCCTGCGTCGCCGCCCCCGACGCGGTCTATACGGGGCGTGACATCGTCGGCAATGCCTACGACTTCGTCATCGACCCCCTGCCCGGCGAACCCACGGCCCGGAAGATCGTCCTCCCCTTCAGGCCAGACCTCGTGGAGAGATGGGGGATCAGGGAGGGCGAGATCGTCGTCGGCCGCCCGATGGGCGCGGGGTGCCCTGTCCAGCACGTGATCAGGGTGATCGAGGCCGACCCCGTCACAGGCCTCATCACCGGCCATGTCGTCGGTCCGGAGTTCTCCCGCGGCCGGGAGTACCATGACGTGCGGGCCTACCACATGATCGGCTTCGAGGGCCTCGCCCGGCCTGTCGCCCACCCGCCGGTCTTCGGGAAACGCCAGCGTTTCCTCCCGGGCTTCTGCATGATGGCCCTCGCCCACACCGGGGTTACCAATATGATAGTGGAGCGCCCAGAGGGGCTGCACGTACGGGTGGAGGACGTCATCATATGA
- a CDS encoding methanogenesis marker 16 metalloprotein, with the protein MKTIAGIEERIRDGSAVVLTAAELKRRIREGERLTPEDVDVVTCGTCGVMSGTAAVLSVPVAQPGTFFRADTVSLNGVPAFPGPCPNERLGLVDMVVYGTSHSGQRYGGGHLIADLAAGKDVDVLVAAGGREISRTVTIEDCTVARLLTTRSAFKNYTAYVNREPSEVRTIFSAAGMRGPCAEASVSGCGEINPIENDPSLRFIRAGTRVLVNGAPGFVMGEGTRSTPEKPNIMAFADISEMNPRYCGGFVTSAGPECITSIAAAIPVLDDAGLSALSVLDEAIALPVADISDRRPFAAATYGNVWQGTDRRVTYDPTSCLFCEPCVAGGLCPTGAFATGKGIDTALCVSCGACAASCRGGAVSGALGTITVGGRRVPITLRQSDRNRAEALCEDLRQRILGRGFPVR; encoded by the coding sequence ATGAAGACCATCGCAGGAATCGAGGAACGGATCAGGGACGGCAGCGCCGTCGTCCTGACCGCGGCCGAACTGAAGAGGCGGATACGGGAAGGGGAGAGGCTGACCCCCGAAGACGTCGACGTCGTCACCTGCGGGACCTGCGGCGTGATGTCAGGGACGGCGGCCGTCCTCTCCGTGCCGGTGGCCCAACCGGGCACCTTTTTCCGGGCCGACACCGTCAGCCTGAACGGTGTCCCGGCCTTCCCCGGTCCCTGCCCGAACGAGCGCCTCGGCCTCGTGGACATGGTCGTCTACGGCACCTCCCACAGCGGGCAGAGGTACGGCGGCGGCCACCTCATCGCCGACCTTGCGGCAGGGAAGGACGTCGATGTCCTGGTCGCCGCGGGGGGCAGGGAGATCTCGCGCACGGTCACGATCGAGGACTGCACCGTCGCCCGCCTCCTCACGACCAGGAGCGCCTTCAAGAACTACACCGCCTACGTGAACCGCGAACCCTCCGAGGTCAGGACGATCTTCTCGGCCGCGGGCATGCGGGGGCCGTGTGCCGAGGCCTCGGTCAGCGGCTGCGGGGAGATCAACCCGATCGAGAACGACCCATCCCTCAGGTTCATCAGGGCCGGGACGCGGGTGCTCGTGAACGGGGCGCCCGGTTTCGTGATGGGCGAGGGGACGCGGAGCACGCCGGAAAAGCCGAACATCATGGCCTTCGCCGATATCAGTGAGATGAACCCCCGTTACTGCGGCGGTTTCGTCACCTCGGCAGGGCCGGAGTGCATCACGAGCATCGCCGCCGCGATCCCCGTCCTGGACGACGCGGGCCTCTCCGCCCTCTCCGTCCTGGACGAGGCGATCGCCCTGCCTGTGGCCGACATCAGCGACCGCCGGCCCTTTGCCGCGGCGACCTACGGGAACGTCTGGCAGGGCACCGATCGGCGGGTCACGTACGACCCGACTTCCTGCCTCTTCTGCGAGCCCTGCGTGGCCGGCGGCCTCTGCCCGACCGGGGCCTTTGCGACAGGGAAAGGGATAGACACGGCGCTCTGCGTCTCCTGCGGGGCGTGTGCGGCCTCGTGCCGGGGCGGCGCCGTCTCCGGGGCCCTCGGGACCATCACCGTCGGCGGCAGGCGGGTGCCTATCACCCTCCGCCAGTCCGACCGGAACCGTGCCGAGGCCCTCTGCGAGGACCTACGCCAGAGGATCCTTGGCCGGGGGTTCCCGGTGAGGTGA